One window from the genome of Serinibacter salmoneus encodes:
- a CDS encoding LLM class flavin-dependent oxidoreductase translates to MSATTSTRFTLGLDLTTLGAKASVQRRATARTGEKVSLTDVAEYLDLAREAGVELVTVGESFRLEDTSRQDAWLDPAVLASRLGAEGHLTDGPAIAPALPAGFIDPVRLARAVAGIHARTGGNGGWQVPISTTAGGVHEEIRRVWAANRDANTGGRRPLLVTAPTDRATAVVAGRHSDVVRLRVSTIAEAREWRTAIRTAATQAGRNPDDVRVVVDAITVIGDDAASALFRADLLRDLGAQADTLTIAGTARGVAEELQAWYASGAVDGVVILPGSVPTDVVALATQLAPELRSLGVLEGDGVAEDLLPASAGLDAALDAALADWK, encoded by the coding sequence ATGTCTGCAACCACCAGCACCCGCTTCACTCTCGGCCTCGACCTCACCACCCTTGGCGCGAAGGCCAGCGTGCAGCGGCGCGCCACCGCCCGCACCGGCGAGAAGGTCTCCCTGACCGACGTCGCCGAGTACCTCGACCTGGCCCGCGAGGCCGGGGTCGAGCTCGTCACCGTGGGGGAGTCCTTCCGCCTGGAGGACACCTCCCGTCAGGACGCCTGGCTCGACCCGGCCGTGCTCGCCTCCCGCCTCGGCGCCGAGGGCCACCTCACCGACGGCCCCGCGATCGCCCCCGCCCTGCCCGCCGGGTTCATCGACCCGGTCCGCCTGGCTCGCGCCGTGGCCGGCATCCACGCCCGCACCGGCGGCAACGGCGGCTGGCAGGTGCCGATCAGCACCACCGCCGGCGGAGTGCACGAGGAGATCCGCCGCGTCTGGGCCGCGAACAGGGACGCCAACACCGGCGGGCGCCGCCCGCTGCTGGTGACCGCCCCGACCGACCGCGCCACCGCCGTGGTCGCCGGCCGCCACTCCGACGTGGTGCGCCTGCGCGTCAGCACCATCGCGGAGGCCCGCGAGTGGCGCACCGCCATCCGCACCGCCGCCACCCAGGCCGGCCGCAACCCCGATGACGTGCGCGTGGTCGTCGACGCCATCACCGTGATCGGGGACGACGCCGCCTCCGCCCTCTTCCGCGCCGACCTGCTGCGCGACCTGGGCGCCCAGGCCGACACCCTCACGATCGCCGGCACCGCCCGCGGCGTGGCCGAGGAACTGCAGGCCTGGTATGCCTCCGGGGCGGTCGACGGCGTGGTGATCCTCCCCGGTTCCGTGCCCACCGATGTGGTCGCCCTGGCCACCCAATTGGCCCCCGAGCTGCGTTCCCTCGGGGTGTTGGAGGGCGACGGCGTGGCCGAGGACCTGCTGCCGGCCTCCGCCGGTCTGGACGCGGCCCTGGACGCCGCGCTGGCCGACTGGAAGTGA
- a CDS encoding flavin reductase family protein, with protein sequence MSPSAPCSTRQRPAEAVDATAFKDLFRRHPAGVAIVTLEGPDGPVGFTATSVISVSAEPAYLAFSIAQASSSYGALATASSAVVSFLAQDQAELSVRFATSGIDRFADQHVAYLPTGEPRLADVDSWARIELTERVTAGSSLLVVGRVTDLVDDGAADPGAPARLVYVDRTYHRADAASQIAP encoded by the coding sequence ATGAGCCCGTCAGCCCCCTGCAGCACGCGGCAGCGCCCCGCCGAGGCCGTGGACGCCACCGCGTTCAAGGACCTCTTCCGCCGCCACCCGGCCGGGGTGGCGATCGTGACGCTGGAGGGCCCCGACGGCCCCGTCGGATTCACCGCCACCTCGGTGATCTCGGTGTCCGCCGAACCGGCCTACCTGGCCTTCTCCATCGCCCAGGCTTCCTCCTCCTATGGCGCGCTCGCGACGGCGTCCAGCGCCGTGGTCTCCTTCCTCGCCCAGGACCAGGCCGAGTTGTCGGTGCGGTTCGCGACCTCCGGGATCGACCGGTTCGCCGACCAGCACGTGGCCTACCTCCCCACCGGCGAGCCGCGCCTCGCCGACGTCGACTCCTGGGCCCGGATCGAGCTCACGGAGCGGGTGACCGCCGGGTCCTCGCTGTTGGTGGTGGGCCGGGTCACCGACCTGGTTGACGACGGCGCAGCCGACCCGGGCGCACCGGCCCGCCTGGTGTACGTGGACCGGACCTATCACCGAGCGGACGCCGCGAGTCAGATCGCGCCGTAG